A region of Centropristis striata isolate RG_2023a ecotype Rhode Island chromosome 17, C.striata_1.0, whole genome shotgun sequence DNA encodes the following proteins:
- the LOC131989432 gene encoding disks large homolog 4-like isoform X2 yields MFVSVWYAKKMGRRFINNVRRAKRHRQRMMMNGSEGELEYEEITLERGNSGLGFSIAGGTDNPHIGDDPSIFITKIIPGGAAAMDGRLRVNDSIVFVNDVDVREVTHSIAVEALKEAGPVVRLYVLRRRPPSERITQIKLMKGPKGLGFSIAGGVGNQHVPGDNSIYVTKIIEGGAAHRDGRLQIGDKILAVNHESLEDILHEDAVVALKNTGEVVYLKVATPTSQYIHPSDRYSPPDLTSSYMEPDYMCDYPQALPPPSPRRYSPIRGMMGEDDYSREPRRVGVQRGSTGLGFNIVGGEDGEGIFISFILAGGPADLSGELRKGDQILSVNGVDLRYATHEQAAAALKNAGQTVTIVAQYRPEEYSRFEAKIHDLREQMMNSSSGSLRANRSFYLRALFDYDKQWDCGVLSQALDFNFGEVLHVLDSADDEWWQARRVNQQGELEELGYIPSKHRVERKEWSRMKSKGREGFVHSYELITQIEVDYARPVIILGPTKDRVNDDLLSEFPDKFGSCVPHTTRPRRDYEADGRDYHFVSSREQMERDIQSHRFIEAGQYNNHLYGTSVQSVRQVAEQGKHCILDVSANAVRRLQAAQLHPIAIFIRPRSLENILDLNKRLSEDQARKALDRAIKLEQDFLECFTAIVHGDSFEEVYHLVKAVIEEQSGPYIWVPARDRL; encoded by the exons ATGAACGGATCAGAGGGAGAGCTGGAGTACGAGGAGATCACTCTGGAGAGG gggaaCTCTGGTCTGGGCTTCAGCATCGCAGGAGGAACTGATAATCCTCACATCGGAGACGACCCGTCCATCTTCATTACCAAGATCATCCCCGGAGGAGCAGCCGCTATGGACGGACGCCtccg GGTGAACGACAGCATTGTGTTTGTGAATGACGTAGACGTCCGTGAGGTCACTCACTCTATCGCTGTGGAGGCGCTGAAGGAGGCAGGGCCTGTGGTCAGGCTGTACGTCCTGCGGCGACGCCCACCCAGCGAACGCATCACGCAGATCAAACTGATGAAAGGACCCAAAG GCCTGGGCTTCAGTATAGCAGGCGGCGTGGGGAACCAGCATGTCCCCGGAGACAACAGCATCTACGTGACGAAGATCATCGAGGGCGGCGCGGCGCACCGCGATGGACGGCTGCAGATCGGGGACAAAATACTGGCG GTGAACCACGAGTCTCTGGAGGACATCCTGCACGAGGACGCCGTCGTGGCCCTGAAGAACACGGGGGAGGTGGTTTATCTGAAGGTGGCCACGCCCACCTCACAGTATATCCACCCGTCTGACCGCTACAGCCCCCCCGACCTCACCAGCT CCTACATGGAGCCGGACTACATGTGTGATTACCCACAAGCCCTCCCTCCCCCGTCCCCACGGCGCTACTCTCCGATCCGCGGCATGATGGGAGAGGACGACTACTCCCGGGAGCCGCGGCGGGTTGGGGTCCAGCGCGGCTCCACTGGACTCGGCTTCAACATTGTGGGAGGAGAGGACGGAGAGGGCATCTTCATCTCCTTCATCCTTGCAGGAGGACCAGCAGACCTCAGCGGGGAGCTGAGGAAGGGGGACCAGATCCTCAGT GTGAACGGAGTGGATCTCAGGTATGCGACTCATgaacaagcagcagcagctctgaagAACGCCGGACAGACAGTCACCATCGTGGCTCAGTACAGACCTGAGG AGTATAGCCGTTTCGAGGCAAAGATCCACGACCTGAGGGAGCAGATGATGAACAGCTCATCAGGAAGTCTGAGAGCCAACCGCAGCTTCTACCTCAG GGCGCTGTTCGACTACGATAAGCAGTGGGACTGTGGCGTCCTGTCTCAGGCTCTGGACTTTAACTTTGGGGAGGTGCTGCACGTGTTGGACAGCGCCGATGACGAGTGGTGGCAGGCCAGACGGGTGAACCAGCAGggggagctggaggagctgggGTATATCCCCTCCAAACACAG agTGGAGAGGAAAGAATGGTCCCGCATGAAGAGTAAAG GTCGAGAAGGTTTCGTTCACAGCTACGAGCTCATCACTCAGATTGAAG TGGACTACGCTCGTCCCGTCATCATCCTGGGCCCAACCAAAGACCGAGTCAACGATGACCTGCTGTCCGAGTTCCCCGACAAGTTCGGCTCCTGCGTCCCCC acACGACTCGTCCTCGCAGGGACTACGAGGCCGATGGGCGGGACTACCACTTTGTGTCGTCACGGGAACAAATGGAGCGGGACATCCAGTCCCACCGCTTTATTGAGGCGGGGCAGTACAACAACCACCTGTATGGGACGTCGGTACAGAGCGTCCGGCAGGTGGCCGAGCAG gggaaacactgcatccTGGACGTGTCGGCCAACGCCGTCAGGAGGCTGCAGGCGGCTCAGCTTCACCCCATCGCCATCTTTATCCGGCCACGATCCCTGGAGAACATCCT agATCTGAACAAGCGTCTATCTGAGGACCAGGCGAGGAAAGCTCTGGACCGAGCCATCAAACTGGAACAAGACTTCCTCGAGTGTTTCACAG ccatcGTGCACGGCGACAGCTTCGAGGAGGTGTACCACCTGGTGAAGGCGGTCATCGAGGAGCAGAGCGGTCCGTACATCTGGGTTCCTGCTCGCGACAGACTCTGA
- the LOC131989432 gene encoding disks large homolog 4-like isoform X1, translated as MDCLCIVTTKKYRYQDDETPPVDPSPGHMTHGRSTELSHAHLDGYTHPTAALTMNGSEGELEYEEITLERGNSGLGFSIAGGTDNPHIGDDPSIFITKIIPGGAAAMDGRLRVNDSIVFVNDVDVREVTHSIAVEALKEAGPVVRLYVLRRRPPSERITQIKLMKGPKGLGFSIAGGVGNQHVPGDNSIYVTKIIEGGAAHRDGRLQIGDKILAVNHESLEDILHEDAVVALKNTGEVVYLKVATPTSQYIHPSDRYSPPDLTSSYMEPDYMCDYPQALPPPSPRRYSPIRGMMGEDDYSREPRRVGVQRGSTGLGFNIVGGEDGEGIFISFILAGGPADLSGELRKGDQILSVNGVDLRYATHEQAAAALKNAGQTVTIVAQYRPEEYSRFEAKIHDLREQMMNSSSGSLRANRSFYLRALFDYDKQWDCGVLSQALDFNFGEVLHVLDSADDEWWQARRVNQQGELEELGYIPSKHRVERKEWSRMKSKGREGFVHSYELITQIEVDYARPVIILGPTKDRVNDDLLSEFPDKFGSCVPHTTRPRRDYEADGRDYHFVSSREQMERDIQSHRFIEAGQYNNHLYGTSVQSVRQVAEQGKHCILDVSANAVRRLQAAQLHPIAIFIRPRSLENILDLNKRLSEDQARKALDRAIKLEQDFLECFTAIVHGDSFEEVYHLVKAVIEEQSGPYIWVPARDRL; from the exons ATGAACGGATCAGAGGGAGAGCTGGAGTACGAGGAGATCACTCTGGAGAGG gggaaCTCTGGTCTGGGCTTCAGCATCGCAGGAGGAACTGATAATCCTCACATCGGAGACGACCCGTCCATCTTCATTACCAAGATCATCCCCGGAGGAGCAGCCGCTATGGACGGACGCCtccg GGTGAACGACAGCATTGTGTTTGTGAATGACGTAGACGTCCGTGAGGTCACTCACTCTATCGCTGTGGAGGCGCTGAAGGAGGCAGGGCCTGTGGTCAGGCTGTACGTCCTGCGGCGACGCCCACCCAGCGAACGCATCACGCAGATCAAACTGATGAAAGGACCCAAAG GCCTGGGCTTCAGTATAGCAGGCGGCGTGGGGAACCAGCATGTCCCCGGAGACAACAGCATCTACGTGACGAAGATCATCGAGGGCGGCGCGGCGCACCGCGATGGACGGCTGCAGATCGGGGACAAAATACTGGCG GTGAACCACGAGTCTCTGGAGGACATCCTGCACGAGGACGCCGTCGTGGCCCTGAAGAACACGGGGGAGGTGGTTTATCTGAAGGTGGCCACGCCCACCTCACAGTATATCCACCCGTCTGACCGCTACAGCCCCCCCGACCTCACCAGCT CCTACATGGAGCCGGACTACATGTGTGATTACCCACAAGCCCTCCCTCCCCCGTCCCCACGGCGCTACTCTCCGATCCGCGGCATGATGGGAGAGGACGACTACTCCCGGGAGCCGCGGCGGGTTGGGGTCCAGCGCGGCTCCACTGGACTCGGCTTCAACATTGTGGGAGGAGAGGACGGAGAGGGCATCTTCATCTCCTTCATCCTTGCAGGAGGACCAGCAGACCTCAGCGGGGAGCTGAGGAAGGGGGACCAGATCCTCAGT GTGAACGGAGTGGATCTCAGGTATGCGACTCATgaacaagcagcagcagctctgaagAACGCCGGACAGACAGTCACCATCGTGGCTCAGTACAGACCTGAGG AGTATAGCCGTTTCGAGGCAAAGATCCACGACCTGAGGGAGCAGATGATGAACAGCTCATCAGGAAGTCTGAGAGCCAACCGCAGCTTCTACCTCAG GGCGCTGTTCGACTACGATAAGCAGTGGGACTGTGGCGTCCTGTCTCAGGCTCTGGACTTTAACTTTGGGGAGGTGCTGCACGTGTTGGACAGCGCCGATGACGAGTGGTGGCAGGCCAGACGGGTGAACCAGCAGggggagctggaggagctgggGTATATCCCCTCCAAACACAG agTGGAGAGGAAAGAATGGTCCCGCATGAAGAGTAAAG GTCGAGAAGGTTTCGTTCACAGCTACGAGCTCATCACTCAGATTGAAG TGGACTACGCTCGTCCCGTCATCATCCTGGGCCCAACCAAAGACCGAGTCAACGATGACCTGCTGTCCGAGTTCCCCGACAAGTTCGGCTCCTGCGTCCCCC acACGACTCGTCCTCGCAGGGACTACGAGGCCGATGGGCGGGACTACCACTTTGTGTCGTCACGGGAACAAATGGAGCGGGACATCCAGTCCCACCGCTTTATTGAGGCGGGGCAGTACAACAACCACCTGTATGGGACGTCGGTACAGAGCGTCCGGCAGGTGGCCGAGCAG gggaaacactgcatccTGGACGTGTCGGCCAACGCCGTCAGGAGGCTGCAGGCGGCTCAGCTTCACCCCATCGCCATCTTTATCCGGCCACGATCCCTGGAGAACATCCT agATCTGAACAAGCGTCTATCTGAGGACCAGGCGAGGAAAGCTCTGGACCGAGCCATCAAACTGGAACAAGACTTCCTCGAGTGTTTCACAG ccatcGTGCACGGCGACAGCTTCGAGGAGGTGTACCACCTGGTGAAGGCGGTCATCGAGGAGCAGAGCGGTCCGTACATCTGGGTTCCTGCTCGCGACAGACTCTGA